Genomic DNA from Bdellovibrio sp. ArHS:
CCGCGAATCCACCAGACCGCATAAGTGATAAGACGGGCGCCTTTGTACGGGTTGAATTCGCGAACTGCGTGCATCAAACCGACGTTGCCTTCCTGAATGAGGTCAATCATTTTGGCCCCGAACTTTGAATATTCCGCCGCGACTTTGACGACAAAGCGCAGATTCGCTTTGACCAGAGCTTCGGCAGCCGCGGGGTCTTTGCCCTCAAAGTATTTTTTGGCTAAGACCAGTTCTTCTTCCTTAGTCAAAACTTTGTAGCGACGGATTTCATTCAGATACATGACCAGAGGGTCCGAAGAAGTGATCGACTTCGATGATCCGACGGTGACCGCTTTGGATTCTTGAGGGACTTCGAAATCGAAGTCCTCTGCAGGGGGTTCTACGGCGTAAGCTTTTTCCGCCTCGGCAGAGGGGTGGATCTCTTCTTGAGAGTTTTCTTCCACGATTTCGGCAACAACGCTTTTCGGCTCGACCCCTTTTTTTGCAGGCGCAGCTTTACCCGAAGATGCTTTTTTTGCAACCTTCGACTTTTTTTCTGCTTCCTTTGTTGGGGTTCTTGCCTTCGTTTTTGCCATAGAGATTAGCCGAGGTATTTAGCCAGCTTCCTTTGCAATGTTTCCTGCACTTTACCTTTGAAAGGAGTGAGCATCAATGGCAGATCCACCGTGACGGACACTTTGCTGCCTGCGCCAGAAGCGGTCAGCGACATATCGGCTTTAAATTGAGCGCCTTTTAGCGCCGCACTTTTTGAACCGTCATCAAACGAGCACTGAAGCTTTGGGTCAAAGCGTCGAATGTCCTGATCGTTTGAAAGGAATTCTTTAATCTTTGTGTAAGCTTCATCAACGGAATGGTTGCTTTGATGGTCGATCGTAAATTTCGGCATGGAAAAGATCCTCTCTTCGTTACAGTCTTGCGATTCTGAAAGTATAACGGGTCACCCGGGCAAAGCAATGCCCTTGAGTTATGCCCCGGAGATAAGGCTTACTTTTAGGAAGGATAAAAAGATGCTTTTTGACTGTCTTAGCACAATATGCAAATCTAAGCCCCAGTGCATCGTCACGAAATCCTTCCGTCGAAAAAGGTACATCTATGAAGTTTGTAAAAGAGCTTAAGCGAACAAGTTATTGTGGCAGTCTAGGTCCTTCCCAAATTGGACAAAAAGTCGTCCTGATGGGGTGGGTGGATGTCCGCCGGGATCACGGAAGTCTGGTGTTTATCGATTTGCGTGACCGTGAGGGAATCGTTCAGGTTGTACTGGATCCCAATAAACCGGAAACGGCAGCGGCAAAAAATCTTCGTGGCGAGTTTGTTCTGGCTTTGGAGGGAGTCGTTCGGG
This window encodes:
- a CDS encoding RNA polymerase factor sigma-32, with protein sequence MAKTKARTPTKEAEKKSKVAKKASSGKAAPAKKGVEPKSVVAEIVEENSQEEIHPSAEAEKAYAVEPPAEDFDFEVPQESKAVTVGSSKSITSSDPLVMYLNEIRRYKVLTKEEELVLAKKYFEGKDPAAAEALVKANLRFVVKVAAEYSKFGAKMIDLIQEGNVGLMHAVREFNPYKGARLITYAVWWIRGYIQEFLMRQYSMVRIGTTQNQRKLFYQLQKEKEALDAMGIEPNAALISSRLGIPEDEVRDMAMRMSGRDVSLDRPIDDESGTSLGDLQKNTNDQPLDEMLAKEEQLSILKQKIEEIRPELSDREKIILDERILNDDPLTLQEIGEKYKITREAVRQMEVRLLKKIKAKMEEDLD
- a CDS encoding polyhydroxyalkanoic acid system family protein, translated to MPKFTIDHQSNHSVDEAYTKIKEFLSNDQDIRRFDPKLQCSFDDGSKSAALKGAQFKADMSLTASGAGSKVSVTVDLPLMLTPFKGKVQETLQRKLAKYLG